A stretch of Borrelia turcica IST7 DNA encodes these proteins:
- the metK gene encoding methionine adenosyltransferase translates to MISKNKTSTSEAVSEGHPDKIADQISDAILDEMLKKDKMAKVACETLISQNLVVIAGEINSTAKKDIDIKGIAKQIIKNIGYTNIEYGLDYKSVTIIDAIGYQSIDIANAVERKDTKVTGAGDQGIIFGYACNETENFLPIAYELSNLILQKASKLRKTGEIKWLRPDAKSQVTIEYDPNKKPIRINNIVVSHQHDPDISQDVIRQTIIEKVIKPTLQNKSMFDPNIRYYINPSGNFVIGGPTGDTGLTGRKIIADSYGGFARHGGGAYSGKDATKVDRSAAYMARYIAKNMVAAGISKEFEIQLAYAIGLSNPVSTKITTGINDENYEKRILEFIINNFDLTPDGIIKKLKLREPIYSKTSTYGHFGKNELEWEKLDFVDKIKEEFKT, encoded by the coding sequence ATGATAAGTAAAAACAAGACATCAACTTCTGAAGCCGTGTCTGAGGGACATCCCGACAAGATTGCAGACCAAATTTCAGATGCAATACTTGATGAAATGTTAAAAAAAGACAAAATGGCAAAGGTTGCATGTGAAACATTAATTTCACAAAATTTAGTGGTCATTGCAGGAGAAATAAATAGTACAGCAAAAAAAGATATAGATATAAAAGGAATTGCTAAACAAATAATCAAAAATATTGGATATACAAACATAGAATACGGACTTGATTATAAATCTGTTACAATCATTGATGCTATTGGATATCAATCAATAGATATTGCAAATGCCGTTGAAAGAAAAGATACAAAGGTCACGGGAGCAGGAGATCAAGGAATAATATTTGGGTATGCATGCAATGAAACTGAAAATTTCTTGCCCATAGCCTATGAATTATCTAACTTAATCTTACAAAAAGCCAGCAAACTTAGAAAAACAGGAGAAATTAAATGGTTACGACCTGATGCAAAATCACAAGTTACCATCGAATATGATCCTAATAAAAAACCTATTCGAATAAACAACATTGTTGTATCTCATCAACACGATCCCGATATTTCTCAAGATGTAATAAGGCAAACAATAATTGAGAAGGTTATAAAACCCACACTTCAAAATAAATCAATGTTTGATCCTAATATTAGATATTATATTAATCCTTCCGGAAATTTCGTCATTGGTGGTCCAACCGGAGATACAGGTCTTACAGGAAGAAAGATTATTGCCGACAGCTATGGTGGGTTTGCAAGACATGGTGGGGGTGCTTATAGCGGGAAAGATGCTACTAAAGTTGACCGGTCTGCTGCCTACATGGCAAGATATATTGCTAAGAACATGGTAGCGGCAGGCATTTCTAAAGAATTTGAAATACAACTTGCTTATGCTATTGGACTTTCTAATCCAGTATCTACTAAAATAACTACAGGAATAAATGACGAAAATTATGAAAAAAGGATATTAGAATTTATCATAAATAACTTCGATCTAACTCCCGATGGTATAATTAAGAAATTAAAATTAAGAGAGCCCATTTACTCTAAAACATCAACATACGGACACTTTGGAAAAAACGAACTAGAATGGGAAAAGTTAGACTTTGTAGACAAAATTAAAGAGGAGTTTAAGACATGA
- a CDS encoding S-ribosylhomocysteine lyase yields the protein MNKIASFTVDHTKLNPGIYISRKDVFENITFTTVDIRMKAPNREPVINNAEIHTIEHIGAMVIRNHQDWGKKTLYFGPMGCRTGFYLILLGDYESKDLVNLISWLFTEIANFQGHITDAGATEKECGNYQDHNINMAKHESRLYLKILTNIKEENLIYPS from the coding sequence ATGAATAAAATAGCAAGCTTTACAGTTGACCACACAAAACTAAATCCTGGCATATACATCTCCAGAAAAGATGTCTTTGAAAATATAACATTTACTACTGTGGATATTAGAATGAAAGCACCCAATAGAGAGCCTGTAATAAACAATGCAGAAATACACACCATTGAACATATAGGTGCAATGGTGATAAGGAATCATCAAGATTGGGGTAAGAAAACATTATACTTTGGGCCAATGGGCTGTAGGACTGGTTTTTATTTAATCCTTTTAGGAGATTATGAAAGTAAAGATCTTGTTAACTTAATATCTTGGCTTTTCACTGAGATAGCAAATTTTCAAGGACACATTACAGATGCAGGCGCAACTGAAAAGGAATGCGGAAATTATCAAGATCACAATATTAACATGGCAAAACATGAGTCTAGGCTATATTTAAAAATACTAACAAACATCAAGGAAGAAAACTTAATCTACCCTTCATAG
- a CDS encoding HIT family protein translates to MSDCIFCKIVRGEMPCYKVYEDDLVLAFLDINPLNVGHTLVIPKQHSNDALVMSDDLNGQVLRICKKIAISLKKLSSCICSGVNIYTAIGSEAGQIIFHTHFHVVPRFQGDNFGFSRGSNVNLLEDEFLNLSERIGRNI, encoded by the coding sequence TTGAGTGATTGTATTTTTTGCAAGATAGTAAGAGGTGAAATGCCTTGTTATAAGGTTTATGAGGATGATTTAGTACTTGCTTTTCTTGATATTAACCCTTTAAATGTTGGACATACCCTTGTTATTCCCAAACAACATAGCAATGATGCTTTAGTTATGAGTGATGATCTTAATGGTCAAGTATTAAGAATATGCAAAAAAATAGCTATTTCTTTGAAAAAGTTGAGCTCATGTATTTGTAGTGGAGTAAATATTTATACTGCAATTGGGTCAGAAGCTGGACAAATTATTTTTCATACTCATTTTCATGTGGTTCCAAGATTCCAGGGGGATAATTTTGGTTTTAGCAGAGGTTCTAATGTTAATCTCTTAGAAGATGAATTTCTGAATTTATCAGAAAGGATAGGTCGAAATATTTAG
- the mgtE gene encoding magnesium transporter, with translation MIDIVFLKTLLEEKRYSEIKEELLKYDAFDISETMKRLNGSDLILLYRFLPKKVAVEAFSNFDQATKNKLANSFTNKEISEMIDELNLDDVIDLLEEVPANVVQRFLASSTEENREIINKFLSYSDDSVGSIVTIEYIELKDYFSVREALDYIRKVAKTKEDVYTYYITDEEKRLKGVVKIEDLMLSRDDVVISSIMRTSGFYIVKVSDEKEEVALLFQNHDILSVPVVDNEGRMIGIIVIDDILDVIQSLNTEDFHIMAAVTPLGKSYLDTSIFDMTKNRIIWLLILMISSTLTATIITSYQNLILSLVILTSFIPLLMDTSGNAGSQASALIIRELALGTLKVKDFFRVFFKEVCVSILVGLILASINFLRVVFFVIPENGERFRIAFVVSSCLMIGLMVAKVLGGLLPIFAKILRIDPALMAGPLITTIADVITLIAYFNIARLVLYNYF, from the coding sequence ATGATAGATATTGTATTTTTAAAAACCTTACTTGAAGAGAAAAGATATTCTGAAATAAAGGAAGAACTTTTAAAATACGATGCTTTTGATATTAGTGAAACGATGAAAAGACTTAATGGTTCTGATTTAATTTTGCTTTATAGGTTTCTTCCCAAGAAAGTTGCTGTTGAAGCTTTTTCTAATTTTGACCAAGCTACAAAAAATAAATTGGCTAATTCTTTTACAAACAAAGAAATAAGTGAAATGATAGATGAGTTAAATCTTGACGATGTTATTGATCTTTTGGAAGAAGTGCCAGCAAATGTTGTACAAAGATTTTTAGCAAGTTCTACTGAGGAAAATAGAGAAATTATTAATAAATTTTTGTCTTACAGTGACGATTCTGTTGGTTCAATTGTAACTATAGAATATATTGAACTTAAAGATTATTTTTCTGTTAGAGAAGCTCTTGACTATATTAGGAAAGTGGCAAAGACTAAGGAAGATGTATATACTTACTATATTACAGATGAAGAGAAGAGGTTAAAAGGCGTTGTTAAGATTGAAGATTTGATGCTATCTAGAGATGATGTTGTTATTTCTTCGATAATGAGGACTAGTGGGTTTTATATTGTAAAAGTTAGTGATGAGAAGGAGGAGGTTGCTCTTCTTTTCCAGAATCATGATATTTTGAGTGTTCCTGTTGTTGATAATGAGGGAAGAATGATAGGCATCATAGTTATTGATGATATTCTTGACGTTATTCAGAGTTTAAATACCGAAGACTTTCATATAATGGCTGCAGTTACTCCTTTAGGTAAGTCTTATCTTGATACTTCTATTTTTGACATGACAAAAAATAGAATAATTTGGCTCTTAATTCTTATGATATCTTCTACTTTGACAGCTACTATAATTACAAGTTATCAGAATTTGATTTTGTCTTTAGTTATCTTAACTAGTTTTATCCCACTCTTGATGGACACATCAGGAAACGCGGGTTCTCAAGCTTCTGCATTAATTATTCGTGAGCTTGCTCTTGGAACTCTTAAAGTAAAGGATTTCTTTCGTGTATTCTTTAAAGAAGTGTGTGTTAGCATTTTAGTTGGTTTAATTCTTGCTAGTATTAACTTTTTGAGGGTTGTATTTTTTGTAATTCCTGAGAATGGTGAAAGGTTTAGAATAGCTTTTGTTGTCTCTTCATGTTTGATGATAGGTTTAATGGTGGCAAAAGTATTGGGGGGTCTTTTACCTATTTTTGCTAAGATTTTAAGAATTGATCCAGCTTTAATGGCGGGACCTTTAATTACGACTATTGCTGATGTTATTACCTTAATTGCTTATTTTAATATAGCTAGATTAGTACTATATAATTATTTTTAA
- a CDS encoding MGH1-like glycoside hydrolase domain-containing protein, with protein MNKRIFPKIYYYDQDFIDIYNKSLSWIQDKIVFPQTLEKGKREKNYYSESLEFIDQIQACLSSFFLVYSNGEYSPTSTIDKFYQLQEASGAIRSRYDKSNNAIYMEGNDEGIGLPIFAWAEYNLYHKTGNKRRISDVLPILDKYYRWIEKNFLKGNGLYSINVNKIFYKNSPRKDAYYPIDFNSLQVHSAYCISKLADILNDKNLSLEYKKRFFSLKAKINSLMWDEIDGFYYDLDINEKIIRCKTIVGFLPMLSEIPSEDRIERMVFYLKSDKHFGTPNPFPTLSVDDSKFNLDGNGYYGSVYTYMNFFIIKGLEYCRRANIAREFTIRHLYYVLDTLLPDGKVKGHIWEAYKPMKEGPAYFDVENKILPKKDIICYLALFSISLMIENIIGLTISLPDKTVYWNIPALEIMGIECLSLRKNQTTIICNKGKRGWEIKMESEKLYYFTINILNKKEKTLPIPSGRCSMLLDKL; from the coding sequence TTGAATAAGAGAATATTTCCAAAAATATACTATTATGATCAAGATTTTATTGATATTTATAATAAGAGTCTGTCTTGGATACAAGATAAAATTGTTTTTCCTCAAACTTTAGAGAAGGGTAAGAGAGAGAAAAACTATTATTCTGAGAGTCTTGAATTTATAGATCAAATTCAGGCTTGTCTTTCAAGCTTTTTTCTTGTCTACAGTAATGGAGAATATTCTCCTACATCTACTATTGATAAATTTTATCAACTGCAAGAAGCATCAGGTGCGATTAGATCTCGTTACGACAAGAGTAATAATGCTATTTATATGGAAGGAAATGATGAGGGGATTGGATTACCAATTTTTGCTTGGGCTGAATATAATTTATATCATAAAACAGGTAATAAGAGGCGCATTTCTGATGTTTTGCCAATTCTTGACAAATATTATCGATGGATAGAAAAAAATTTTTTAAAGGGTAATGGACTTTATTCAATTAATGTAAATAAAATTTTTTATAAGAATTCTCCCAGGAAGGATGCATATTATCCGATTGATTTTAATTCATTACAAGTGCATAGTGCGTATTGTATTTCGAAATTGGCGGACATATTAAATGATAAAAATTTATCACTTGAATATAAAAAAAGATTTTTTTCCCTTAAGGCCAAGATTAATTCTTTGATGTGGGATGAAATCGATGGGTTTTATTATGATCTTGACATTAATGAGAAGATTATTAGATGTAAGACAATAGTAGGGTTTTTACCTATGCTTTCTGAAATTCCAAGTGAAGATAGAATAGAGAGAATGGTTTTCTATTTAAAGAGTGATAAACACTTTGGAACTCCAAATCCTTTTCCTACTCTTTCTGTTGATGATTCTAAGTTTAATTTAGATGGAAATGGGTATTATGGCTCTGTTTATACTTATATGAATTTTTTTATTATTAAGGGACTTGAATATTGTAGGCGTGCAAATATTGCAAGGGAATTTACCATAAGGCATTTGTATTATGTTCTAGATACTCTGCTACCCGATGGCAAGGTTAAGGGGCATATTTGGGAAGCTTACAAGCCAATGAAAGAGGGTCCGGCTTATTTTGATGTTGAGAATAAAATTCTTCCAAAAAAGGATATTATTTGTTATCTTGCTCTCTTTAGTATTAGTTTGATGATAGAAAATATTATTGGCCTTACAATAAGTTTGCCAGATAAAACAGTCTATTGGAATATTCCTGCTCTTGAAATTATGGGAATAGAGTGCTTATCTCTTAGGAAAAATCAAACTACAATTATTTGCAATAAGGGCAAGAGGGGATGGGAGATAAAGATGGAATCTGAGAAGCTTTACTACTTTACAATAAATATATTAAATAAAAAAGAAAAGACGCTACCTATACCTTCAGGTAGATGCTCTATGCTTTTGGATAAGTTATAG
- a CDS encoding BMP family protein produces the protein MGGLFLILLTLCLSCSGSKDVGGASKISMLIDGHFDDKSFNESAWMGAKKLGEDFGVEVIPKESTSSSYLADIEALRDNGSNFIWLIGYKLSNVSISVALENPDVRYAIIDPVYEDNVVVPKNLAAITFRTEEAAFLVGYIAAKTSKTGKIGFLGGIEGSIVDSFRFGYEAGAKYANRDISVRSGYIGSFADTETGRSMASKMYGDGIDVIYHAAGLGGLGAIEVAKEMGEGYYVIGVDQDQSYLAPDNIITSSIKDIGQVVYILTSNYLKTNAFEGGRILSYGLKEGFVGFVKNPKMIPFKLEKELDDVSDKIINGEITVPSNEKEYKVFLNEFL, from the coding sequence ATGGGGGGATTATTTTTAATTTTACTCACTCTTTGCTTGTCATGCTCTGGTTCTAAAGATGTAGGAGGGGCTTCTAAAATTTCTATGTTAATTGATGGTCATTTTGATGATAAATCTTTTAATGAGAGTGCTTGGATGGGTGCTAAGAAGTTGGGGGAAGATTTTGGTGTGGAAGTGATACCTAAAGAATCTACTTCAAGTTCTTATTTAGCTGATATTGAAGCATTAAGGGATAATGGTTCAAATTTTATTTGGTTAATTGGATATAAGCTTAGCAATGTTTCTATTAGTGTCGCTTTAGAAAATCCAGATGTAAGGTATGCAATCATTGATCCTGTTTATGAGGATAATGTAGTGGTACCCAAGAATTTAGCAGCCATAACTTTTAGAACAGAGGAGGCAGCTTTTTTGGTAGGATATATTGCAGCTAAAACATCGAAGACAGGAAAGATTGGATTTTTAGGTGGAATTGAGGGTTCAATAGTTGACTCATTTAGATTTGGATATGAGGCTGGTGCTAAGTATGCAAACAGAGATATTAGTGTTCGCAGTGGATATATTGGAAGTTTTGCTGATACAGAGACTGGACGATCAATGGCAAGCAAGATGTATGGTGATGGGATTGATGTTATTTATCATGCTGCAGGTTTAGGTGGACTAGGTGCAATTGAGGTGGCAAAAGAAATGGGAGAGGGATATTATGTAATTGGAGTTGACCAAGATCAGTCATACCTTGCACCTGATAATATTATTACATCTTCAATCAAGGATATTGGACAAGTTGTGTACATTTTGACTTCTAATTATTTAAAGACAAATGCTTTTGAGGGGGGCAGAATATTAAGTTATGGCCTTAAGGAAGGGTTTGTAGGTTTTGTTAAAAATCCTAAGATGATTCCTTTTAAATTAGAAAAAGAATTAGATGATGTTTCTGATAAAATAATTAATGGAGAGATTACTGTTCCAAGTAATGAAAAGGAATATAAGGTTTTCCTTAATGAATTTCTTTAG
- a CDS encoding BMP family protein: protein MFKNLCFVILFFLFISCAKSEVSSYLSSGEKVIMGIVAETDFNDKGYFQSALDGAMKVRDEFGIKLITKVLTPYPIKGKEIMTEDEVVTEDVYDLQKEGANFVWLIGTRYSELSLKFSYENPSICYGIIDSFDYNEHDIRVPKNSLGVRFKAQEGSFLAGYVAAKMSRRNKIGFLSGPRVEHIENFLVGFQAGAFYANPRIRVVTKRLFNLSDKNASKFVAKHMYVNDGVDVIFPVAGLASLGVFDAAKELGSGRYVIGINQDQSYLATQNVITSVIKDVGKAIYNLSADAMKNKRFEGGHIVEQGLKEGVIDIIKDPDIIGDELVDELVKLQNNIMEKELIVPATKYEFDLFKSKL from the coding sequence TTGTTTAAAAATTTATGTTTTGTTATTTTGTTTTTCTTATTTATATCTTGCGCTAAGTCAGAAGTATCTTCTTATTTATCTTCTGGTGAGAAGGTTATTATGGGAATTGTGGCTGAGACGGATTTTAATGATAAAGGATATTTTCAAAGTGCTCTTGATGGTGCCATGAAAGTAAGGGATGAGTTTGGAATAAAGCTTATAACAAAAGTTTTAACACCTTATCCTATTAAAGGCAAAGAAATTATGACGGAAGATGAAGTAGTAACGGAAGATGTGTATGACCTACAAAAGGAAGGAGCCAATTTTGTTTGGTTGATTGGGACTCGTTATTCAGAACTTTCATTAAAATTTTCTTATGAAAATCCTAGTATTTGCTATGGGATTATAGATTCTTTTGATTATAATGAACATGACATTAGAGTCCCTAAAAATTCTTTAGGTGTTAGGTTTAAAGCACAAGAAGGATCGTTTTTAGCTGGTTATGTTGCTGCTAAGATGAGTAGGCGCAATAAAATTGGATTTTTAAGTGGTCCTAGGGTTGAGCATATTGAGAATTTTTTAGTTGGATTTCAAGCAGGAGCTTTTTATGCAAATCCTAGGATACGAGTAGTTACAAAGAGGCTTTTCAATCTTTCTGACAAAAATGCTAGTAAGTTTGTTGCTAAACATATGTATGTTAATGATGGTGTTGATGTTATTTTTCCTGTAGCGGGGCTTGCTTCTCTTGGCGTTTTTGATGCAGCAAAGGAACTTGGATCTGGACGTTATGTCATTGGGATTAATCAAGATCAATCATATCTTGCTACTCAAAATGTTATTACTTCCGTAATTAAGGATGTAGGAAAGGCAATATATAATCTTTCAGCAGATGCTATGAAAAATAAAAGATTTGAGGGAGGGCATATTGTTGAGCAAGGCCTCAAGGAAGGCGTCATAGATATTATTAAAGATCCTGATATAATTGGTGATGAGTTGGTAGATGAACTAGTTAAGCTTCAGAATAATATAATGGAAAAGGAACTTATTGTACCTGCTACAAAATATGAATTTGATTTATTTAAATCAAAATTATAA
- a CDS encoding BMP family protein has protein sequence MNKFIFFISFLLVFWGCSKKASTFKPLDRPLVGVLVDGGFDDKSFNESAWMGAKKLGEDFSVDILGKDSTSANYSSDLEGLKDKGSSVIWGVGYRLQEVIKQAALVNTDVNYGIIDIAYSTGVGIPRNLIGLTFKVEEGAFLVGYIAAKTTKTGNIGFLGGIEGEVINAFRYGYEAGARYANKDIKVNAQYVGTFTDLSLGRSMASKMYSDGIDIIFAAAGLSGLGAIEVAKEMGEGYYVIGVDQDQSYLAPSNILTSVVKNVGDSLYGVTANYLKTKNFDGGKIVEVGLREGGISIVKDYSKIKYDISVEIESLENKIISGSILIPSNFDEYSEFLSIYSL, from the coding sequence ATGAATAAATTCATATTTTTTATTTCATTTTTGTTAGTTTTTTGGGGATGTAGTAAAAAAGCATCTACTTTTAAGCCTTTGGACAGGCCTTTAGTTGGTGTGCTTGTTGATGGAGGGTTTGATGATAAATCTTTTAATGAGAGTGCTTGGATGGGTGCTAAGAAGCTGGGGGAAGATTTTTCGGTTGATATTCTTGGCAAAGATTCAACAAGTGCTAATTATTCTAGTGACCTAGAGGGACTTAAGGATAAAGGTTCTAGTGTGATTTGGGGAGTGGGTTATAGATTACAAGAAGTTATTAAACAAGCAGCTTTGGTTAATACAGATGTTAATTATGGAATTATTGACATTGCTTATTCGACAGGTGTAGGCATACCTCGAAATTTAATAGGCCTTACATTTAAAGTGGAGGAGGGAGCCTTTTTGGTAGGGTATATTGCAGCTAAAACGACAAAGACAGGGAATATAGGATTTTTAGGTGGAATTGAGGGGGAAGTAATTAATGCATTTAGATATGGATATGAGGCCGGAGCTAGATATGCTAATAAAGATATTAAGGTAAATGCACAATATGTAGGGACATTTACCGATCTATCATTAGGACGGTCAATGGCAAGTAAGATGTATAGCGATGGGATTGATATAATATTTGCAGCAGCAGGACTATCAGGACTAGGAGCAATTGAGGTAGCAAAGGAAATGGGAGAGGGATATTATGTAATTGGAGTTGATCAGGATCAATCATACCTTGCACCTAGTAACATTTTAACATCAGTTGTTAAAAATGTTGGAGATTCTCTTTATGGCGTGACTGCTAATTACTTAAAGACAAAGAATTTTGATGGTGGCAAGATAGTAGAGGTAGGTCTTAGAGAAGGTGGCATTAGTATTGTTAAAGATTATTCTAAAATTAAATATGATATTAGTGTCGAGATTGAAAGTTTAGAAAATAAAATAATTAGTGGTTCTATTTTAATTCCAAGTAATTTTGATGAATATAGTGAGTTTTTAAGTATTTATAGTTTATAA
- a CDS encoding BMP family lipoprotein translates to MLKIVILLFLCLGCSNPQNETVLPSTVSVIVDGTFDDKGFNESSSKAMKQLEKEFGVNIIEKESKASDYLGDIGGLEDGGSSLIWGLGFKFTDVFLQKARENANVNYAIIEGSYSADVELPKNLVNVNFRSEEGAFLVGYIAAKTTKTGNIGFLGGIEGEVINAFRYGYEAGARYANKDIKVNAQYVGTFTDLSLGRSMASKMYSDGIDIIFAAAGLSGLGAIEVAKEMGEGYYVIGVDQDQSYLAPSNILVSYVKRVDVVIFDLTRSYLDIGEWNGGNSLEFGLKDGALDLIFNKLINLDLKEGYESLVEVKNRIVNNEIKVPRNEASYNAFISKFIS, encoded by the coding sequence ATGTTAAAAATAGTTATTTTGCTTTTTTTGTGTTTAGGATGTTCAAATCCGCAAAATGAAACTGTATTGCCTAGTACTGTTTCTGTGATAGTTGATGGTACTTTTGATGATAAAGGCTTTAATGAGAGTTCTTCTAAGGCAATGAAGCAACTTGAGAAAGAGTTTGGTGTGAATATTATTGAGAAAGAATCTAAGGCTTCTGATTATTTGGGAGATATCGGAGGTTTGGAAGATGGTGGTTCTAGCTTGATATGGGGACTTGGTTTTAAGTTTACGGATGTTTTTTTACAAAAAGCGAGAGAAAATGCTAATGTTAATTATGCAATCATTGAGGGGTCTTATTCGGCAGATGTAGAGTTACCTAAAAATTTGGTGAATGTGAATTTTAGATCAGAGGAGGGAGCCTTTTTGGTAGGGTATATTGCAGCTAAAACGACAAAGACAGGGAATATAGGATTTTTAGGTGGAATTGAGGGGGAAGTAATTAATGCATTTAGATATGGATATGAGGCCGGAGCTAGATATGCTAATAAAGATATTAAGGTAAATGCACAATATGTAGGGACATTTACCGATCTATCATTAGGACGGTCAATGGCAAGTAAGATGTATAGCGATGGGATTGATATAATATTTGCAGCAGCAGGACTATCAGGACTAGGAGCAATTGAGGTAGCAAAGGAAATGGGAGAGGGATATTATGTAATTGGAGTTGACCAGGATCAATCATACCTTGCACCTAGTAACATACTTGTGTCATATGTTAAGAGAGTTGATGTAGTAATATTTGATTTGACAAGATCTTATTTGGATATTGGAGAATGGAATGGTGGAAATAGTTTAGAGTTTGGACTTAAAGATGGAGCTCTTGATTTAATTTTTAATAAGTTGATAAACTTAGATCTAAAAGAAGGATATGAGAGTTTAGTAGAAGTTAAGAACAGAATAGTTAATAATGAGATTAAGGTTCCCAGAAATGAGGCGTCTTATAATGCTTTTATTTCAAAATTTATTTCGTAA
- the rpsG gene encoding 30S ribosomal protein S7, with protein MSRKSRKIKKKVSIDAKYSSRVIAKFVNRMMYDGKKSISEAIIYNSIDMLAEKLEENDKVAVFSKALDNIKPLVEVRSRRVGGATYQVPVEVREERREALAMKWIISAARKSSGKSMQEKLANELVNSYNSTGVAFKKKEDTHRMAEANRAFTHYRW; from the coding sequence ATGTCAAGAAAGAGTCGAAAAATAAAGAAAAAAGTTTCCATAGATGCTAAGTATAGCTCTAGGGTTATTGCTAAATTTGTTAATAGAATGATGTACGATGGTAAGAAGTCAATAAGCGAAGCTATAATTTATAATTCAATTGATATGCTTGCAGAAAAGCTTGAGGAGAATGATAAGGTTGCTGTTTTTAGTAAGGCTTTGGATAATATTAAGCCTTTGGTAGAAGTTAGAAGTAGGAGAGTTGGTGGTGCTACTTATCAGGTACCTGTTGAGGTGAGGGAAGAGAGACGTGAAGCTTTGGCAATGAAGTGGATAATTTCTGCTGCTAGGAAATCTAGTGGGAAGTCGATGCAAGAAAAGTTAGCTAATGAGCTTGTAAATTCTTACAATTCTACAGGAGTTGCTTTTAAAAAGAAGGAAGATACTCATAGGATGGCAGAAGCAAATAGAGCTTTTACACATTATAGATGGTAA
- the rpsL gene encoding 30S ribosomal protein S12: MPTINQLIRKPRKSQKEKTASPALQNCPQRRGICTRVMTVTPKKPNSALRKVARVRLSNGFEVTAYIPGIGHNLQEHSVVLIRGGRVKDLPGVRYHIIRGAKDTLGVNNRKKGRSKYGTKRPKA; encoded by the coding sequence ATGCCTACAATTAATCAACTAATAAGGAAGCCAAGAAAGAGTCAGAAAGAAAAGACAGCATCTCCTGCGCTTCAGAATTGTCCACAGAGAAGAGGGATTTGTACTCGTGTAATGACAGTTACGCCTAAGAAACCTAATTCAGCTTTAAGAAAGGTAGCTCGTGTTAGACTTTCTAATGGGTTTGAGGTAACGGCTTATATTCCGGGTATTGGACATAATTTACAGGAGCACTCAGTTGTGCTTATTAGGGGTGGGAGAGTTAAGGATTTGCCTGGTGTTAGGTATCATATTATTAGGGGCGCTAAGGACACTTTGGGTGTTAATAATCGTAAGAAAGGGCGTTCTAAGTATGGAACTAAGAGACCTAAGGCTTAA